Genomic DNA from Acidimicrobiales bacterium:
GCAACCTCGACTTCGACCAGCTCGAATCGGAGTACGGCCAGCTGCTGTGAGCGCTCCCGCAGCTACTGCGGGAGATAGGCGAAGCGGTTGCTGAACTCGGTGCTCCCCGCCACCCAGCGAACGGTGAGATGCCTCGGCAGGCCCTTCAGGATCTCGTTGTACCAGTAGTCGAAGCCCGCCTGGTCGGGGGCCCGACCGAGCACGTTGCGGTAGACGACCTCGAGGAACTGCCGGTCGGTCAGGTTGCTGTACCGGGTCGTGAACTCCTGGCTGTAGGCGAAGGAGTAGGCCATGTCGTCGTAGCTGGTGCCGTTGCGGGACTGGTCGATCCAGTACTTGATACCGACCAGGTCGGGGTCACGCTCGAAGAAGGCCCGGTAGAGGCGGAGCGTGTCGGCGTCGGATGCTCGATAGTCGGTGGCGTAGATCACGCCGAAGAGGCTCCCGGCCTGGGCGACGGTCGTGCGCTCGACGGGCGAGTAGCCGATACCGACGCCGTTGGCGGTGGCGGTCTGGCCATCGATCTCGGCGGTGACCACGGCGGTGTAGGTGCCGCTGGTGGTGAAGCCGCCGAACTCGACGCTGCGTGCCGTGGCCGGCAGCGTGGACTGGCGCACCACGTTGCCCGATGGGTCCTTGAGCGTCACCAGCCACTGCTTGGCCGGCACGTTCATCTCGGCGTTGAACCCGGGCGTGATGTTGACCGTCAGCACCCCATTTGTGGTGGAGCCCGACACCAGCGGCGCCGCCGGTGACAGGAAGGTCTCGTAGCCCGCCTGGCTGAGCAACCCAGCGATCACTCCGTCGACGTGGTTCACTTCACCGTTGGTCAGGAACGGCGTCATGAGTGCACCGGGCGTGCGATATTGACCACGCTGGTAGGTGTAGGTGTTCTCGTCGAGGTGGCTCAGGCTGGATCCGGTACTCCACGTCGACGGGTCGTAGATCTTCTCCCACGTGCCGTCGGTGTTCATCGACCAAAGGTTGTTGGTCCGCACCACATCGGATCGGAGGCTGGCGAACGACTGCGACGCACTCTGGTTGCCGAAGAAGGTGGCGCCCCAGGTGCTCAAAACCGAGGAGTCGATCGACTGCTCGCGATCCACGCCTGACGCCACGCCGAGCGAGTGGCCGACCTCGTGGAGCAAGACCGTCTTCAGGTAGTAGTTGTCGTTGGGCGCCGAGTCGTTGGGGTCGAGGGTGTAGTCCCAGTTGATCTGTGAGTTCAGCACGAGGTCGAGGGCGTACGCACCGGACGCCGTCGACGCTCCGTTCACGTTGGCCAGGAAGCGCGGGACCACGAACGTCGACCCGTTCTGGTTGACCGTGACCCAACCGGTCGCCGCCCCACCGAGCACACCCGTCGGGAGCTGGTCGCTCCAGGCAACCCTGACGTGATGCCATTCGGGGGCCGGGATGTCGAGGTCGATCACCGATCGCCAGTCGACGAACACTTCGCCGAGCAGATCGATGACGACGGATGGCACGTTGGCATCGGCCTCGATCAGGATGTCGGGGTTGGCGGGGTTGTTCGGGTCGGAGCTGTTGCGCCAGTGGAAGGTGTTGGTCGTGGTCGCCAACGCCATGCCAGGGCTCGCGTCGAACTCGGCGCGAGCGAAGACCGCCTCGACCTCTTGCGGCGACAGCGGCTGCTCATCGACGGTGTCGACGTGCGTCTCGACCGAGTCGCCACCGGGTACGACCTCGAACGGCAGCGAGGGATCGAAGGGCAGCGGGTGAAGATCCGTTGTCGGCGCCGGTGTCTCCACGGTCGGTGCCGGGACGGCCAGGGCGGTAGCGGTGCCGGCCGAAGCCAGGATCGTGGCGAGCGTCGACGCGACCAGGGTTCGACGGACGGCTCGGCTCTTGCTCTTCATGTCGGTCGGCTCCGGGTCGGGGGATGCGGGAGATATCGGACACATCCGATCGGGACTGAAGCCATGATCCGTGACCTGATCGAAAACTGAGGTTGGGCGTCAGAGCTCGCCGGCGAAGAGTACGGGGCTGGTCGGCTGGTCGGAACCTCCATCGGGTTCGATGGTGACGCCCCATCCTCGACCGTCGATGTCGTCCAGCTCGAGCATGACCTCGGCGTCGCCATCTTCCGGGGTGAAGAGCCCGGCGGCGGCGACACCATCGGGCAGCAGGAACCACAGCTCGTAGACCTTGCCCTCGCCCGGGTCGGGGAGGCCCGCCGAGCGCACAACCGCTCGATCCTGCTCGGGTGACCACACGACCTCGATGGTGGCGTCGCCCGAGGACTCGTCGATCGGATCGAGTTGGAGCGTGATGGCATCGGGTGCAGCGGCCACCTCGACGTCACTCGAGCCCTGACGGCTCAGTGTAAGTGCGGCCACCGAACCGACGGCGACCAGCAACAGCGCCGCTGCAGCCGCGAGCACTCGGGTGGAAGTGGTGCGGCGCATCGGGACGAGCGGTGACACCTGCCGGGTGGTGGCAACATCGGCAAGAACCTTCGCTCGAAGCCCTGCCGGTGGTGGACGGCGGGCCACCGTGCCGAGCTCGGCGGCCGTGAGCGAGTATTCCGCGACGGCGGTCGAGCAGGAGTCGCAGCCTGCGAGGTGCGTCTCGAAGGCCTCCCGCTCCGATGGGTCCAGGGCATCGAGTGCGTAGGCGCCGGCGAGCTGGTGGACATCGTGGTGGTTCATACGGTCACCCCCAGGTGATCTCGCAGCCTGATCAGGCCGTCACGAATGCGAGTTTTGGCGGTCCCTTCCGGGATGTCGAGGAGCACGGCGACCTCACGGTAGGTACGCCCGCCGAAGTAGGCGAGTTCGATGGCCGAACGCTGGGTCTCGGTCAGGGTGTGCAGCGCCTGTCGTACCCGTTCGTGTTGCAGCTCGTCGTTGACCGCCTCGGCGATCGGGTCCGGCGCTTCGACCGAGAGCTGGTGCTCTCGGTCCTCACGGTTGCGGGCCGCTTGTTCCGAGCGCACCCGGTCGACCGCTCGCCGGTGGGCGATGGCGGCCATCCAACTCTTGACGGTGCCCTTCGATCGATCGAAGCGAGGGGCGATGCGCCAGATCTCGAGGAAGACCTCCTGGGTCACCTCCTCGCTCTGGGCCGGATCACGAACGACGCTCACGACGATGCCGAACAACAGCCCGGCGAAGAGGTCGTAGAGCTCGGCGAAGGCCGATTCGTCGCCCCTCGACACCGCTGCCATCAGCGTTGACGCACGGTCCGCTTCGGCGGGTGGCGTCGCCGCTCGTCGTTTGAAGGGGCTCACCTCGCCCATCGTCGCAGTTCCTCTCGTCGATTGATGGATCGAGTTCGGAACCGAACGGCCGGCGGATTGGTCTAGCCGGCGAGCATGCGAGCGACGAGCGTCAGCAGGTTGTCCTTGCTGGCCACCTTCTCGACATACGCCGTCGCTCCCGCTGCCTCGCCCCGTGCCACATCAGCGGGACTGGAGAGCGCCGACACCATGACGATCGGCGCCGTACAGCCGCCGGCTCGAAGCTTCTCGCACACCTCGTAGCCGTCCATGCGCGGCATCATCACGTCGAGGAGCACCATGTCGACGTCGTTCTCGGCGAACTTGTCGAGCACGATCGGCCCGTCGTGGGCTTCGATCGGTGTGTAGCCACCGGCGGTGAGCCATCGGGAATAGAGAAAGCGAATGTCCGACTCGTCGTCGGCGACCAGAATGCGAGGCATCCGACAGCTTTCGACAGCGATGCCAACTTGTTGAGGGCAAGAGGCCGAAGCTTGTCCCATGATTGACGTTCAGGGCCTGGAAACAGAGATCCAGGCGCTTCGGTCGTTGCTCAGCACCGAGCGCGACCAGCACCGGGAGTTCGCTCGGCGCGCCGGACATGACCTCGCCGCCCCGTTGCGCGGTCTACGCAGTCTGACGTCGTTCCTCCGTGAGGACGCGGCCGACGGGCTCGATGGCGATGCGCTGGAGCTGCTGGAACGGATCGACGGTCGTGTCGTGCTGATGGAGCAGGTCGTCCAGTCGCTCACTGCCTTCGCTCGTAGCGGGGACCGGCATGAAGCTCCTCGGCCGACGACCCTGGCCGACATCATCGACGACGTCATCGTCGCCGTCGGGTTGCCGGCTCGTTTCCGGTGCGAGGTCGAAGCAAGCGGCGCGGTCGTCCATCTGCCGCTGGTCGCCATCGGCCGTGTCGTCGAACGGGTCGTCGAGAATGCCTGGCACCACGCCAACCCAGGCGACCTCGAGGGGACCATCACGATCGGCGCCTCGATCGCCGACGGATTCGCCACCGTCACGGTGAGCGACGACGGGCCGGGTATGGACCCGCGCACGGCTGCTCACGCATTCGATCCGTTCTTCACCGGGCCGCCGCCACCGGATCAGATCACTCGTCGGTCCGGGCTCGGGCTCGCCACCGCCTCCGCCACCGCAGCGGCGCACGGCGGCTCGCTCGCCATCGTCGACCACCGGCCCGGGCACACGGTCGTCGCCATCCGATGGCCGGTGGCCGATCCGCTCCCGTTCGCGTGAGCCGCTCGCCTCATTCTGCGACATGGTCCTTCTGGAGGCTCCCTTACTTCCGAAACTGAGGCCGAACAGCTATCGAGATCGGGGACCAGATGCAGACCATGGCGGCAACCAGGGAGAAGTCTCGAAGCCTTGCGGGATCAGGGAGCGACCGATTCCGGGTATGGATGGCAGACGACGACTACAACGATCATCTTTTCATGCTCATGGCGGCCGAGGAGGCTCGGTTGGATGCCGACTTCCGGTTCCTCGACGACGGCGCCCAGCTCATGCTGGCCCTCACGTCGGTGAACGATCCGACCGACCTTCCCGACATCATCGTGCTCGATCTCCGCATGCCACGACTCGACGGGCACGGAACCCTGAAGCAGCTCCAGGAGCATCCCGATCTCTGGCAGATCCCGGTGATCGTCTACACCTCGTCGACCCGACCGGTCGACCAAACCACCAGCTTCGATCGTGGTGCCCGCTGGTTCGAGACCAAGCCCAGCCGCTTCCCCGACATGGTGGCTTTCGCCCGACGGATTGGACAGTACGTGACCGTGTCGGGCTCTGCTCCAGTCAAACCGAGCAGGACTCGTCATCGGCGAGGCGTGACGTTTGATCCGACGAGACTTCGCTTCGATCCTCGAATCTTCGACGACATCGAAGCAGCGCTTCGAATGGATGACTGACACCGATGCCTGTCACCACAGAACGAAGCTCCGCTGCCGGTGAGCGCGTGCGGCACTATGGCATCACGTCCGGGAAGGTCCTGCTCATCGAGGACTACGAGATCGATGCCGAACGGATGACGCGCTGGATGCGCCAAATCGAGAACGTCGAGCTCGAGGTCATCTGGGCAACCACACTTGGCGAAGCGGTGCAACTCCTGGCCGAGTACGACCCGATCGTGATCGTGGTCGATCTCACCCTGCCCGATGCGAGTGGGCTCGACTGCATCCACACGATTCTCGACCACTCTCCCGACTGCCCGATCATCGTGCAGACCGGCGTCGACGACGACAAGACCCCGATTGCTGCACTCGAGCTCGGAGCGCAGGACTATCTGGTGAAGGGGAAGCTCGACCGTGAGATGCTCGAGCGGTCGCTGCGGCACTCACTGGCCCGTCACCACACGCTCCAGGAGCTGACCAAGCGCACCAACGAGCTCCACGAGACCGACGCCGAGCTCGACGACTTCGCCCATGTGGTGGCCCATGATCTGCGAGCGCCGGTTCGCACCGCTCGCCTGTTCGCCGATCGGCTCGTGCATTCCCTCGGCGACTCCAACTCGATTGCCTCCGAGTTCGGGGAGCGCCTCGATGAATGCCTGGGCCGGGTGGACTCGATGATCCTGTCGATGCTCGACTATTCGGCACTTCGCCAGCAGTTCCCGGAGACCGCAGTGCTTCCGCTCGACACCTTGATCAAAGAGGTGTTCGATCTGGTGAGTGCGGACGTGCTCGAGGTTGCGGCGTCGACCACGGTCGACCTCGATGGGGAGCTGCGTGTCATTGCCGAACGCGACCTCTTCGCCCGAGTGTGCGTGAACATCCTCACCAACTCGGTGAAGTACCGTTCACCGGATCGGCCGCTGCACATCAGCGTGGCGGCTCGCCGGGTCGGGCCGATGGTTCGTCTGTCGTTCACCGACAACGGCAAGGGTGTACCGGCCGAAGCCTGCGAGCGAGTGTTCCGCATCCTCGAGCGGCTCGAGCCGGGCGCGACGTCAGGCCTCGGTTTCGGCCTGGCGATCTGCCGCCGCATCATCGGTGGCTTCGACGGTGAGATCTGGATGGAACCGGCCGAGCACGTCGGCACCACGGTGCACGTGGAGCTCCCGGCCGGCTGATCGACGGGACTCGATCAGCCGAATCCTCGATTGTCCTGCTTGAGCGCGGTGTCGATCGAAAGCGCGCTCGCCACGACCAGTGAGTTGAGCGGTTCTGGTGGTCGCTGGCTGATCTGAACGACGTAGTTGTCGGCCGTGGTGAACATGGTCTTCGCCAAGCCTTCCCAGGTCTTGGTGACCCGGGCGATCTCGGTACCCGAGGTGTCCTCGATTCGGAAGTTCCATGCTCGCCAGTTCTCGGCCTTGATGGCGCCAAGTGTCTGCCCGCCGGACTCGAGGTCGAAGTTGATCTTGCCGATCATGTTCTTCTGGATGATCCGCCCGAGCTCGTTGCCGTTGCCATCCTCGACGATGACCTTGGACTTGAAGATCTTGCCGGGACGCGTCAGCTTGAGTTGGACAGAACCCGCAGCGTCGACGACGGCGAGGCGATGGGTCAGGAACTGGTCGAAGCTGAAGAACAGGCGCAGCAGCTTGCGGAACGCCGACTGGCCGACCTGGGTGACCGCGGCAATCTTGGTGCCGTTCTGGTCGAACACGCTGTACTCGTTGTTGAGTTCGATCAGCTTCGCCTTCTGGTTCACGACGAGGATCGGCTCGTTCAGGAGGCTCCCTCCGCCACCGGCCACCGGGCCGCTGAGCCCGACGCCGCGGTAGCCGGTCCCCGTCAGCTGCTCTTGGACCTTCGATCCCTCGTTGCCGATGGTGAGTCCGGAGTCGACGCGATCGAGCGCACTCGGCGCAGGCGGGGTGGCAACGGCCATCGGATCGACGCCGGTCTCACCCCGGTTCGCGACGTGCTCGGTCCAGGAGGTGCCGTCCCAGTAGCGCTGCTCGTTGCGACCCGACGGGTCGGGGTGCCAGGCGGGGGGATGTGAACCTGCGTCATTCATGCCCGCACGATAGAGCATGGCTGGTACCTGCTGCTTCGAGGTCGTCGTCGCCGTTTCGATACTCTGCGCCCAACAAACGAAGCCACCTGGAGGGACCGATGAAAGCTGCCGTTCTGCACGCGCTCGGGGAGCCACTGAGCATCGAGACCATCGAGGATCCGATCCCCGGCGGTGGTGAGGTCGTCCTCGACGTGGCGGCCGCCGGCGTCGCCAGCTACACCGCGGGAATTCTCTCAGGCGCGAGGAACTACCTCCTCGAACTTCCCATTGTCCCCGGGCCAGGCGGCGTTGGCCGGGTGCGGGCTGTCGGTCCGGATACCACTCGGTTGGAGGTTGGCGATTGGGTGTACTGCGATGCGACGATCCGGGCGCGCGACGATGCGCTGGTCCCGGAACAGATGCTGCTCGGTTGGACAGCGCACAGCGAGGCCTCGTTGCCGCTGCATCGGACATATCACAACGGTTCCTATGCCGAACAGGTCCTGGTCCCGCTCGAGAACGTCACTCCTCTCGGCGACATCGACCAGGTCGACGCCGGCCGTTGGTGCGGGCTGAGTCAGGTCCTCGTCCCCTTCGGCGGCTTGCTCGCCGTGGACTTACGGGTGGGCGAGACGATCGTCGTCAACGGCGCCACCGGAGGCTTCGGCAGTGCCGGCGTTGCGGTTGCCCTGGCGATGGGGGCGGCGACGGTTGTCGCGACCGGCCGCAATGAAGCGTCACTGGCGCTCATCGCAGAGCGACTCGGTCCTCGTGTCGTCCCGGCGCCCATGTCGGGCGATGAAGCCGAGGACCGACGGCGCATTGTCGAGGCAGCCGGCGCTCCCATCGACTGCGTCCTCGATCTGTTGCCACGAGAAGCGACGGCCACGCAGGTTCGAGCGGCCGTCCTCGCCGTGCGACACGGTGGACGCATCTCGTTGATGGGCGGTGTCGGTCGGCAAGGCGGCGACGACCTTGCGCTGCCCTACCCGTGGTTGATGCGGAACGACATCACGCTGCGGGGCACGTGGATGTATCCCCGAAGCGCCATTCCGCGAATGATCGCACTCATCCGCAGTGGCCACCTCGACCTCTCGACCTTCGATCTCCACGAGTTTGCGCTCGACGACGCCAACGCAGCGGTCGCACACGCCGCGGCAACGGTCGGGCCGCTCCGCCGGACCGTGATCCGTCCCGATAGATCGGTCGCCCGGTGAACAACGGCCGTCCCGAGTACGTGACTCCGCGACTGCTCGCTTGGCGTCGCTGGACCGACACGCCACTGATGATCCTGGCGATCGGTTCGCTGCCGATCCTGCTGCTCGAGATCCAGCGCGACGACCTCATTCGAGCCGATCAGGTCTTCCTGGACGTGGTCAACGTGATCGTGCTGCTCGCCTTCGCCGTCGACTACGGGGTCGAGTTCGCGTTCGCCCGGCGGCGATCGAGCTACGTGCGGAGCGAATGGTCCAGTGCGGCGATCGTGGTCGCCCAGGCACTCGTGTTCGCCCCGAACCTTGCCGGGTTCGGGGTATTGCGGGCGTTGCGCGGCGCCCGACTCCTCCGGATCGTGGTGGTGACTGCGCGCATCGTCGCCATCGGTGGGGCGGCTCGGGCCGAGGGCCGGCAGCGTCTGCGGCGTGAGGCTGGCAACCTGGCGCTCGGAGCTGCTGGACTCACCTGGTTGTCGTCGGCTGTCGCCTTCACCCTGGTCGAAGACGTCGGTGAGGGCGGGCGACTCGAGTCGTTCATGGATGCGCTGTGGTGGTCGTCAGCCACCATCACAACCGTCGGGTACGGCGATATCGCGCCGGTGACCACTGTCGGACGGCTGATCGGCATCGTGACCATGTTCGTCGGGATCTCCGCGTTCGCGGTGGTGACCGCGAAGGTGGCCGAATGGATGGTGACGGTGGGCAACGAGGAGTCCGAGCCGCCGGCCGGATGACGGCTCGCCGTGGGATTTGGCC
This window encodes:
- a CDS encoding DUF4214 domain-containing protein, whose translation is MKSKSRAVRRTLVASTLATILASAGTATALAVPAPTVETPAPTTDLHPLPFDPSLPFEVVPGGDSVETHVDTVDEQPLSPQEVEAVFARAEFDASPGMALATTTNTFHWRNSSDPNNPANPDILIEADANVPSVVIDLLGEVFVDWRSVIDLDIPAPEWHHVRVAWSDQLPTGVLGGAATGWVTVNQNGSTFVVPRFLANVNGASTASGAYALDLVLNSQINWDYTLDPNDSAPNDNYYLKTVLLHEVGHSLGVASGVDREQSIDSSVLSTWGATFFGNQSASQSFASLRSDVVRTNNLWSMNTDGTWEKIYDPSTWSTGSSLSHLDENTYTYQRGQYRTPGALMTPFLTNGEVNHVDGVIAGLLSQAGYETFLSPAAPLVSGSTTNGVLTVNITPGFNAEMNVPAKQWLVTLKDPSGNVVRQSTLPATARSVEFGGFTTSGTYTAVVTAEIDGQTATANGVGIGYSPVERTTVAQAGSLFGVIYATDYRASDADTLRLYRAFFERDPDLVGIKYWIDQSRNGTSYDDMAYSFAYSQEFTTRYSNLTDRQFLEVVYRNVLGRAPDQAGFDYWYNEILKGLPRHLTVRWVAGSTEFSNRFAYLPQ
- a CDS encoding phospholipid scramblase-related protein, whose amino-acid sequence is MNDAGSHPPAWHPDPSGRNEQRYWDGTSWTEHVANRGETGVDPMAVATPPAPSALDRVDSGLTIGNEGSKVQEQLTGTGYRGVGLSGPVAGGGGSLLNEPILVVNQKAKLIELNNEYSVFDQNGTKIAAVTQVGQSAFRKLLRLFFSFDQFLTHRLAVVDAAGSVQLKLTRPGKIFKSKVIVEDGNGNELGRIIQKNMIGKINFDLESGGQTLGAIKAENWRAWNFRIEDTSGTEIARVTKTWEGLAKTMFTTADNYVVQISQRPPEPLNSLVVASALSIDTALKQDNRGFG
- a CDS encoding HAMP domain-containing sensor histidine kinase, whose amino-acid sequence is MIDVQGLETEIQALRSLLSTERDQHREFARRAGHDLAAPLRGLRSLTSFLREDAADGLDGDALELLERIDGRVVLMEQVVQSLTAFARSGDRHEAPRPTTLADIIDDVIVAVGLPARFRCEVEASGAVVHLPLVAIGRVVERVVENAWHHANPGDLEGTITIGASIADGFATVTVSDDGPGMDPRTAAHAFDPFFTGPPPPDQITRRSGLGLATASATAAAHGGSLAIVDHRPGHTVVAIRWPVADPLPFA
- a CDS encoding response regulator — encoded protein: MADDDYNDHLFMLMAAEEARLDADFRFLDDGAQLMLALTSVNDPTDLPDIIVLDLRMPRLDGHGTLKQLQEHPDLWQIPVIVYTSSTRPVDQTTSFDRGARWFETKPSRFPDMVAFARRIGQYVTVSGSAPVKPSRTRHRRGVTFDPTRLRFDPRIFDDIEAALRMDD
- a CDS encoding zinc-binding dehydrogenase; this encodes MKAAVLHALGEPLSIETIEDPIPGGGEVVLDVAAAGVASYTAGILSGARNYLLELPIVPGPGGVGRVRAVGPDTTRLEVGDWVYCDATIRARDDALVPEQMLLGWTAHSEASLPLHRTYHNGSYAEQVLVPLENVTPLGDIDQVDAGRWCGLSQVLVPFGGLLAVDLRVGETIVVNGATGGFGSAGVAVALAMGAATVVATGRNEASLALIAERLGPRVVPAPMSGDEAEDRRRIVEAAGAPIDCVLDLLPREATATQVRAAVLAVRHGGRISLMGGVGRQGGDDLALPYPWLMRNDITLRGTWMYPRSAIPRMIALIRSGHLDLSTFDLHEFALDDANAAVAHAAATVGPLRRTVIRPDRSVAR
- a CDS encoding response regulator, with the protein product MPRILVADDESDIRFLYSRWLTAGGYTPIEAHDGPIVLDKFAENDVDMVLLDVMMPRMDGYEVCEKLRAGGCTAPIVMVSALSSPADVARGEAAGATAYVEKVASKDNLLTLVARMLAG
- a CDS encoding anti-sigma factor encodes the protein MNHHDVHQLAGAYALDALDPSEREAFETHLAGCDSCSTAVAEYSLTAAELGTVARRPPPAGLRAKVLADVATTRQVSPLVPMRRTTSTRVLAAAAALLLVAVGSVAALTLSRQGSSDVEVAAAPDAITLQLDPIDESSGDATIEVVWSPEQDRAVVRSAGLPDPGEGKVYELWFLLPDGVAAAGLFTPEDGDAEVMLELDDIDGRGWGVTIEPDGGSDQPTSPVLFAGEL
- the sigK gene encoding ECF RNA polymerase sigma factor SigK, yielding MGEVSPFKRRAATPPAEADRASTLMAAVSRGDESAFAELYDLFAGLLFGIVVSVVRDPAQSEEVTQEVFLEIWRIAPRFDRSKGTVKSWMAAIAHRRAVDRVRSEQAARNREDREHQLSVEAPDPIAEAVNDELQHERVRQALHTLTETQRSAIELAYFGGRTYREVAVLLDIPEGTAKTRIRDGLIRLRDHLGVTV
- a CDS encoding ion channel, yielding MNNGRPEYVTPRLLAWRRWTDTPLMILAIGSLPILLLEIQRDDLIRADQVFLDVVNVIVLLAFAVDYGVEFAFARRRSSYVRSEWSSAAIVVAQALVFAPNLAGFGVLRALRGARLLRIVVVTARIVAIGGAARAEGRQRLRREAGNLALGAAGLTWLSSAVAFTLVEDVGEGGRLESFMDALWWSSATITTVGYGDIAPVTTVGRLIGIVTMFVGISAFAVVTAKVAEWMVTVGNEESEPPAG
- a CDS encoding hybrid sensor histidine kinase/response regulator, giving the protein MPVTTERSSAAGERVRHYGITSGKVLLIEDYEIDAERMTRWMRQIENVELEVIWATTLGEAVQLLAEYDPIVIVVDLTLPDASGLDCIHTILDHSPDCPIIVQTGVDDDKTPIAALELGAQDYLVKGKLDREMLERSLRHSLARHHTLQELTKRTNELHETDAELDDFAHVVAHDLRAPVRTARLFADRLVHSLGDSNSIASEFGERLDECLGRVDSMILSMLDYSALRQQFPETAVLPLDTLIKEVFDLVSADVLEVAASTTVDLDGELRVIAERDLFARVCVNILTNSVKYRSPDRPLHISVAARRVGPMVRLSFTDNGKGVPAEACERVFRILERLEPGATSGLGFGLAICRRIIGGFDGEIWMEPAEHVGTTVHVELPAG